A single Natrinema pellirubrum DSM 15624 DNA region contains:
- a CDS encoding peroxiredoxin, with the protein MLDVGDDAPEFELLNQYGETVSRSDFDGQRLVVYFYPRANTEGCTLEARGFDEALARFEDRDVGVVGISDDPVDDLESFADEYDFGFDLLSDEFGEVATLYDSYGEKQMFGNTFDGVFRNTYVVGPDGRIEAVYEDVTPEGHAEEILADLADASAEATP; encoded by the coding sequence ATGCTCGACGTCGGCGACGACGCACCGGAGTTCGAATTGCTAAATCAGTACGGCGAGACCGTCTCGCGGTCCGATTTCGACGGCCAGCGGCTCGTCGTCTACTTCTATCCCCGCGCCAACACCGAGGGCTGTACGCTCGAGGCCCGCGGGTTCGACGAGGCGCTCGCGCGCTTCGAGGACCGCGACGTCGGCGTCGTCGGTATCAGCGACGACCCCGTCGACGACCTCGAGTCGTTCGCCGACGAGTACGACTTCGGGTTCGACCTCCTGTCGGACGAGTTCGGCGAAGTCGCGACGCTGTACGACTCCTACGGCGAGAAACAGATGTTCGGGAACACCTTCGACGGCGTCTTCCGCAACACGTACGTCGTCGGTCCCGACGGCCGCATCGAAGCGGTCTACGAGGACGTGACCCCCGAGGGCCACGCCGAAGAGATCCTCGCGGACCTCGCGGACGCCTCGGCGGAAGCCACACCGTAG
- the priS gene encoding DNA primase small subunit PriS → MEERTRAYLRGRFRDHYRRTEITPPPAANEREWGFIPWTEGPDTTMVRHRSLLELGDLSEFLVRKRPRHVYFSAGRFRDPGASSMHEKDWQSADLVFDLDADHLPSVTLGEDSYAEMLAKCKDALLRLLDFLETDFAFEDLEIVFSGGRGYHVHVRDENVLGLDREHRREIVDYVRGIGLEFDELIETETVAGLGRKTPTERRTLQIEGGWGARIHDHFMSFVDELLELEEEAALDRLQSFDGIGEGKAQATLNAARNNREGLEAGNVTVHTAIAQLAERFANEAVERDNAPIDEPVTTDTNRLIRLPGSLHGGSGLKTVRLERDEIADFDPLVDAVPETFENHEITVDVTDGGEVELGGDSFTVAEGDQSLPEYVAVFLMARGRAEKEKE, encoded by the coding sequence GGCCAACGAACGCGAGTGGGGCTTCATCCCGTGGACGGAGGGCCCCGACACGACGATGGTCCGCCACCGTTCGCTGCTCGAGCTGGGGGATCTCTCCGAGTTTCTGGTCCGGAAGCGCCCGCGCCACGTCTACTTCTCGGCGGGGCGCTTTCGCGATCCCGGCGCGAGTTCGATGCACGAGAAAGACTGGCAGTCGGCCGACCTCGTCTTCGACCTCGACGCCGACCACCTGCCCAGCGTGACGCTGGGCGAGGACAGCTACGCCGAGATGCTCGCCAAATGCAAAGACGCCCTGCTTCGGCTGCTCGATTTCCTCGAGACCGACTTCGCCTTCGAGGACCTCGAGATCGTCTTTTCCGGCGGCCGGGGATATCACGTCCACGTCCGCGACGAGAACGTCCTTGGCCTCGATCGGGAACACCGCCGCGAGATCGTCGACTACGTCCGGGGGATCGGGCTGGAGTTCGACGAACTGATCGAGACCGAGACCGTCGCGGGGCTGGGGCGCAAGACGCCGACAGAGCGACGCACTCTCCAGATCGAGGGTGGCTGGGGCGCACGAATCCACGATCACTTCATGAGCTTCGTCGACGAACTGCTCGAACTCGAGGAGGAGGCTGCCCTCGACCGGCTGCAGTCGTTCGACGGGATCGGCGAGGGGAAAGCCCAAGCCACGCTGAACGCGGCCCGCAACAACCGCGAGGGACTCGAGGCGGGCAACGTGACCGTCCACACCGCGATCGCGCAGTTGGCCGAACGGTTCGCGAACGAGGCCGTCGAGCGGGACAACGCGCCCATCGACGAACCCGTCACGACGGACACGAACCGGCTGATCCGCCTGCCGGGCAGCCTCCACGGCGGCAGTGGCCTGAAGACCGTCCGGCTCGAGCGCGACGAGATCGCGGACTTCGATCCCCTCGTCGACGCCGTTCCCGAGACCTTCGAGAACCACGAGATCACCGTCGACGTCACCGACGGCGGCGAGGTCGAACTCGGAGGAGATAGCTTTACGGTCGCGGAGGGTGACCAGTCACTACCCGAGTACGTCGCCGTGTTCCTGATGGCACGCGGCCGCGCCGAGAAGGAGAAAGAATGA